A window of the Streptomyces finlayi genome harbors these coding sequences:
- a CDS encoding NUDIX hydrolase: protein MSNGQWYPPEWPDRIRALAAGELTAATPRRAATVMLLRDAATDIGSGPAVHMLRRRTSMAFAGGAYAYPGGGVDPRDDDRPVGWAGPSLEHWAGRLGVATVTEAQAIVCAAVRETYEEAGVLLAGPTPGTVVCDTTGADWEADREALVARELSFAAFLDRRGLLLRSDLLGAWARWITPEFEPRRYDTWFFVAALPEGQRTRNASTEADRTVWITPGEAADGYDRGELLMMPPTVSTLRALRPYGTAAEALKAADDQDLTPVLAQARVDGDELVLSWPGHDEFTKHMPARSAGGEGS from the coding sequence CCGCGACTCCCAGGCGGGCCGCCACCGTGATGCTGCTCCGGGACGCTGCCACGGACATCGGGAGCGGACCGGCCGTGCACATGCTGCGCCGCCGTACGTCCATGGCGTTCGCCGGCGGTGCGTACGCCTATCCGGGCGGCGGAGTCGATCCGCGCGACGACGACCGTCCGGTCGGCTGGGCCGGCCCCTCGCTGGAGCACTGGGCCGGGCGGCTCGGCGTCGCCACGGTCACCGAGGCGCAGGCCATCGTCTGTGCGGCGGTCCGCGAGACGTACGAGGAGGCGGGCGTCCTCCTCGCGGGGCCGACGCCCGGCACGGTCGTCTGCGACACGACGGGTGCGGACTGGGAGGCCGACCGCGAGGCGCTGGTCGCCCGCGAGCTGTCCTTCGCCGCGTTCCTCGACCGGCGGGGTCTGCTGCTGCGTTCCGACCTGCTGGGCGCCTGGGCGCGCTGGATCACCCCGGAGTTCGAACCACGCCGCTACGACACCTGGTTCTTCGTCGCCGCGCTCCCCGAAGGCCAGCGCACCAGGAACGCGTCCACGGAGGCCGACAGGACCGTGTGGATCACCCCCGGTGAGGCTGCCGACGGCTACGACCGGGGCGAACTGCTGATGATGCCGCCCACCGTGTCCACGCTAAGGGCGCTCAGGCCGTACGGGACGGCCGCGGAGGCCCTGAAGGCGGCAGATGACCAGGACCTCACTCCCGTACTCGCACAGGCCCGCGTGGACGGCGACGAGCTGGTGCTGAGCTGGCCGGGACACGATGAGTTCACCAAACACATGCCCGCCCGGAGCGCGGGAGGCGAAGGTTCGTGA
- a CDS encoding MBL fold metallo-hydrolase: MSDAAALPGQPRGGVLSGPATLRTVNVLAPNASAMTLDGTNTWIVAEPGSDLAVVIDPGPLDETHLRAVIGTVERAGRRVALTLLTHGHADHAEGAERFAELTRTKVRALDAALRLGDEGLGAGDVIATGGLELRVVPTPGHTADSLSFHLPADGAVLTGDTVLGRGTSMVAHPDGRLGDYLDSLRRLRSLTVDDGVHTVLPGHGPVLEDAQGALEFYLAHRAHRLAQVETAVESGRRVPSDVVAHVYADVDRSLWPAAELSVRAQLEYLTEHGLI; encoded by the coding sequence GTGAGCGACGCGGCGGCACTTCCCGGACAGCCGCGGGGCGGAGTCCTCTCCGGCCCCGCCACCCTCCGTACGGTCAACGTCCTCGCCCCGAACGCCTCGGCGATGACCCTGGACGGGACCAACACCTGGATCGTGGCCGAGCCGGGTTCTGACCTGGCGGTCGTGATCGACCCCGGCCCGCTGGACGAGACCCACCTGCGGGCGGTGATCGGCACCGTCGAGCGGGCCGGGCGACGTGTCGCGCTCACCCTCCTCACCCACGGCCACGCCGACCACGCCGAGGGCGCGGAACGCTTCGCCGAGCTGACCCGTACGAAGGTGCGCGCCCTGGACGCGGCCCTGCGTCTGGGCGACGAGGGGCTGGGAGCGGGCGATGTGATCGCCACCGGCGGACTCGAACTGCGGGTGGTCCCGACCCCCGGGCACACCGCGGACTCGCTCTCGTTCCACCTGCCGGCCGACGGGGCGGTGCTCACCGGCGACACCGTCCTGGGGCGCGGTACGTCGATGGTGGCGCACCCGGACGGGCGGCTGGGGGACTACCTCGACTCGCTGCGGCGGCTGCGCTCGCTGACGGTCGACGACGGCGTGCACACCGTCCTGCCGGGGCACGGTCCGGTCCTGGAGGACGCACAGGGGGCTCTGGAGTTCTACCTCGCCCACCGTGCGCACCGCCTGGCCCAGGTGGAGACGGCGGTGGAGTCCGGGCGCCGGGTGCCCTCCGACGTCGTGGCCCACGTGTACGCGGACGTGGACCGCTCGCTGTGGCCGGCGGCTGAACTGTCCGTACGGGCCCAGCTGGAGTACCTGACCGAGCACGGACTGATCTAG
- a CDS encoding Crp/Fnr family transcriptional regulator — MDDVLRRAPLFAALDDEQAAELRASMSEVTLARGDALFHEGDPGDRLYVVTEGKVKLHRTSPDGRENMLAVLGPGELIGELSLFDPGPRTATATALTEVKLLGLGHGDLQPWLNARPEVATALLRAVARRLRKTNDQMSDLVFSDVPGRVARALLDLSRRFGVQSEEGIHVVHDLTQEELAQLVGASRETVNKALADFAGRGWLRLEARAVILLDVERLAKRSR; from the coding sequence GTGGACGACGTTCTGCGGCGCGCCCCGCTTTTCGCGGCGCTCGATGATGAGCAGGCCGCGGAGCTCCGCGCCTCGATGAGTGAGGTGACCCTCGCGCGCGGCGACGCGCTGTTCCACGAGGGCGACCCGGGTGACCGCCTGTACGTGGTCACCGAGGGCAAGGTGAAGCTCCACCGCACCTCCCCCGACGGACGCGAGAACATGCTGGCCGTCCTCGGTCCCGGCGAGCTCATCGGAGAGCTGTCGCTCTTCGACCCGGGCCCGCGCACGGCGACGGCGACGGCCCTCACCGAGGTCAAGCTGCTCGGCCTCGGCCACGGCGACCTCCAGCCCTGGCTGAACGCCCGCCCCGAGGTGGCCACCGCGCTCCTGCGCGCTGTCGCCCGGCGGCTGCGCAAGACCAACGACCAGATGTCCGACCTGGTCTTCTCCGACGTACCGGGCCGTGTCGCCCGTGCGCTCCTCGATCTGTCGCGCCGCTTCGGTGTGCAGTCGGAGGAGGGCATCCACGTCGTGCACGACCTGACCCAGGAAGAGCTGGCCCAGTTGGTCGGCGCCTCCCGGGAGACGGTCAACAAGGCACTCGCGGACTTCGCGGGGCGCGGCTGGCTGCGCCTGGAGGCGCGCGCCGTGATCCTGCTGGACGTGGAGCGGCTGGCGAAGCGGTCCCGCTGA
- the nth gene encoding endonuclease III: MKAANPVSAVKTGKAVKAAHPVKTAKPESHLAMVRRARRINRELAEVYPYAHPELDFRNPFELLVATVLSAQTTDLRVNQTTPALFAAYPTPEDMAAADPEELEGLIRPTGFFRAKAKSLIGLSTAIRDSFDGEVPGRLADLVTLPGVGRKTANVVLGNAFGVPGITVDTHFGRLVRRWKWTDEEDPVKVEADVAAIFPKSEWTMLSHRVVFHGRRVCHSRKPACGACPIAPLCPSYGEGETDPEKAKKLLKYEMGGYPGQRLSPPPDYPGKPAPPLGAE, from the coding sequence ATGAAGGCGGCGAATCCGGTGAGTGCGGTCAAAACGGGCAAGGCGGTGAAGGCGGCCCACCCGGTCAAGACGGCGAAACCGGAGTCGCACCTCGCGATGGTGCGCCGCGCCCGCCGGATCAACCGTGAGCTCGCCGAGGTCTATCCGTACGCCCATCCCGAGCTGGACTTCCGCAATCCCTTCGAGCTTCTCGTCGCCACGGTGCTCTCGGCGCAGACCACGGACCTGCGGGTCAACCAGACCACTCCCGCGCTGTTCGCCGCCTACCCGACGCCCGAGGACATGGCGGCGGCCGATCCGGAAGAACTGGAGGGGCTGATTCGGCCGACCGGCTTCTTCCGGGCCAAGGCCAAGTCGCTGATAGGGCTTTCGACCGCGATCCGGGACAGCTTCGACGGCGAGGTCCCCGGCCGGCTCGCCGATCTCGTCACGCTGCCCGGGGTGGGCCGCAAGACGGCCAACGTCGTCCTGGGCAACGCCTTCGGGGTCCCCGGCATCACGGTGGACACCCACTTCGGCCGACTGGTCCGGCGCTGGAAGTGGACTGATGAGGAGGATCCGGTGAAGGTCGAGGCGGACGTGGCCGCGATCTTTCCCAAGAGCGAGTGGACGATGCTCTCGCACCGTGTGGTCTTCCACGGCCGCCGTGTCTGCCACTCCCGCAAGCCCGCCTGCGGTGCCTGCCCCATCGCGCCGCTCTGCCCTTCGTACGGGGAGGGCGAGACGGACCCGGAGAAGGCGAAGAAGCTGCTGAAGTACGAGATGGGCGGCTACCCGGGCCAGCGCCTCAGCCCCCCGCCCGACTACCCGGGCAAACCGGCACCGCCCCTCGGGGCCGAATGA
- a CDS encoding NUDIX hydrolase — protein MPSSGVPAEDGTGGSGRDVVPVTTEGLPEWLAPVARAARTVRPRQLSRFLPPESGAGRQSAVLILFGEGEHGPELLLMERSTSLRSHAGQASFPGGALDQQDGDPVTTGPLKAALREAEEETGLDPQGVQLFGVLPRLYIPVSDFVVTPVLGWWREPTPVGVVDPAETARVFTVPVADLTDPANRVTTVHPSGHPGPSFLVGSALVWGFTAGVIDRILHFSGWERPWDATRQVPLDWRP, from the coding sequence ATGCCGTCGTCGGGCGTGCCCGCCGAAGACGGTACGGGCGGGTCCGGCAGGGACGTCGTCCCCGTGACCACCGAGGGGCTGCCCGAATGGCTCGCCCCCGTCGCCCGCGCGGCGCGGACGGTGCGGCCCCGGCAGCTCAGCCGGTTCCTGCCGCCCGAGAGCGGTGCGGGCCGCCAGTCGGCCGTGCTGATCCTCTTCGGCGAGGGCGAACACGGCCCGGAGCTCCTCCTCATGGAGCGCTCGACCTCGCTGCGCTCCCACGCGGGCCAGGCGTCCTTCCCCGGCGGCGCGCTGGACCAGCAGGACGGTGACCCGGTTACGACAGGGCCGCTCAAGGCCGCGCTGCGGGAGGCCGAGGAGGAGACGGGCCTCGATCCGCAGGGCGTCCAGCTCTTCGGCGTGCTGCCCCGGCTGTACATCCCGGTGAGCGACTTCGTGGTGACGCCCGTCCTCGGCTGGTGGCGGGAGCCGACCCCGGTCGGCGTCGTCGACCCGGCCGAGACCGCACGGGTGTTCACGGTCCCCGTGGCAGATCTCACGGATCCGGCCAACCGGGTGACCACCGTCCACCCCAGCGGCCATCCGGGCCCGTCGTTCCTGGTCGGATCCGCTCTCGTCTGGGGATTCACGGCCGGTGTGATCGACCGGATCCTGCATTTCTCGGGCTGGGAGCGGCCCTGGGACGCGACCAGACAGGTGCCGCTCGACTGGCGCCCATGA
- a CDS encoding MarP family serine protease encodes MNVLDILLLVGAVWFAVIGYRQGFVVGILSVIGFLGGGLVAVYLLPFIWDQVTDGSEVSSTAAVVAVIIVIVCASAGQAFTTHLGNRLRRYITWSPARALDATGGSLVNVVAMLLVAWLIGSALAGTSLPTLGKEVRSSKVLLGVSRVMPDQASTWFTDFSSVLAQNGFPQVFSPFANEPITEVQAPDPALAGSPVAARAMKSIVKVEGMAPGCGKLLEGTGFVFADRRVMTNAHVVGGVDEPTVQIGGQGRLYDATVVLYDWERDIAVLDVPDLGAKPLRFTDRDAETGDGAIVAGFPGGGDYDVRSARVRGRIDADGPDIYHRGTVRRDVYSLYTTVRQGNSGGPLLTPDGSVYGVVFARSLDDPDTGYALSVDEIRQDIERGRTANQQVDSQSCAL; translated from the coding sequence GTGAACGTGCTGGACATCCTGCTGCTGGTCGGCGCCGTGTGGTTCGCGGTCATCGGCTACCGCCAGGGCTTCGTCGTCGGCATCCTGTCGGTGATCGGCTTTCTGGGCGGCGGACTCGTCGCCGTGTATCTGCTGCCGTTCATTTGGGACCAGGTGACCGACGGTTCGGAGGTCTCCTCCACGGCCGCCGTCGTCGCGGTCATCATCGTGATCGTGTGCGCCTCCGCGGGCCAGGCGTTCACGACCCACCTGGGCAACAGACTCCGCCGGTACATCACGTGGTCGCCCGCACGCGCCCTGGACGCCACCGGCGGCTCCCTGGTCAACGTGGTGGCGATGCTCCTGGTCGCCTGGCTGATCGGCTCCGCCCTGGCCGGCACGTCACTGCCGACTCTCGGCAAGGAGGTCCGGAGCTCGAAGGTCCTCCTCGGCGTCTCACGTGTGATGCCCGATCAGGCGTCCACGTGGTTCACGGACTTCTCCTCGGTCCTCGCGCAGAACGGCTTCCCGCAGGTCTTCAGCCCGTTCGCCAACGAGCCCATCACCGAGGTCCAGGCCCCGGACCCGGCCCTCGCGGGCAGCCCCGTCGCCGCCCGCGCCATGAAGTCCATCGTCAAGGTGGAGGGCATGGCTCCGGGCTGCGGCAAGCTCCTCGAGGGCACCGGCTTCGTCTTCGCCGACCGCAGGGTCATGACCAACGCCCATGTAGTCGGCGGAGTCGACGAGCCGACCGTCCAGATCGGCGGCCAGGGGCGGTTGTACGACGCGACGGTCGTCCTCTACGACTGGGAGCGCGACATCGCCGTACTGGACGTGCCGGACCTCGGAGCCAAGCCCCTGCGCTTCACCGACCGCGACGCGGAGACCGGCGACGGCGCCATCGTCGCGGGCTTCCCGGGGGGCGGAGACTACGACGTACGTTCCGCGCGGGTCCGCGGACGCATCGACGCCGACGGCCCGGACATCTACCACCGGGGCACCGTCCGCCGCGATGTGTACTCGCTGTACACGACCGTGCGGCAGGGCAACTCCGGTGGCCCGCTGCTCACTCCGGACGGAAGCGTGTACGGAGTGGTGTTCGCCAGGTCCCTCGACGACCCGGACACCGGCTACGCGCTGTCGGTCGACGAGATCCGCCAGGACATCGAGCGCGGTCGCACCGCGAACCAGCAGGTCGACAGTCAGAGCTGCGCGCTCTAG
- a CDS encoding alpha/beta fold hydrolase: MTLPDFRASGPAASPLGPAGPGSPVRLDGPWTHRDVAANGARFHIAELGDGPLVLLLHGFPQFWWTWRHQMTALADAGFRAVAMDLRGVGGSDRTPRGYDPANLALDVTGVIRSLGEPDAALVGHDLGGYLAWTAAVMRPKLVRRLVVSSMPHPRRWRSAMLSDFSQSRAGSYVWGVQRPWLPERALVADDAALVGQLIRDWAGPGVADFPDDEVLDVYRRAMTIPSTAHCSIEPYRWMVRSMARPDGVQFNRRMKRPVRVPTLHLHGSLDPAIRTRSSAGSGEYVEAPYRWRLFDGLGHFPHEEDPVGFSTELVNWLKDPEPDR; the protein is encoded by the coding sequence ATGACGCTCCCCGATTTCCGTGCGTCCGGTCCGGCAGCGAGCCCCCTGGGCCCGGCCGGTCCCGGCAGCCCCGTACGCCTCGACGGCCCATGGACCCACCGGGACGTGGCTGCCAACGGCGCGCGCTTCCACATCGCCGAGCTGGGCGACGGGCCCCTGGTACTCCTGCTGCACGGCTTCCCGCAGTTCTGGTGGACGTGGCGCCACCAGATGACCGCGCTGGCCGACGCCGGATTCCGGGCGGTGGCCATGGACCTGCGAGGGGTCGGCGGCAGCGACCGCACCCCCCGGGGGTACGACCCGGCCAACCTGGCCCTCGACGTCACCGGCGTGATCCGCTCGCTCGGCGAGCCGGACGCCGCGCTGGTCGGCCACGACCTGGGTGGCTATCTCGCCTGGACCGCCGCCGTGATGCGTCCGAAGCTGGTCCGGCGCCTGGTGGTGTCCTCGATGCCGCACCCGCGCCGCTGGCGCTCGGCGATGCTCTCCGACTTCTCGCAGTCCCGGGCCGGCTCGTACGTCTGGGGGGTCCAGCGGCCGTGGCTGCCGGAGCGCGCGCTCGTCGCGGACGACGCGGCCCTCGTGGGCCAACTGATCAGGGACTGGGCGGGGCCGGGTGTCGCGGACTTCCCCGACGACGAGGTTCTGGACGTCTACCGGCGCGCGATGACGATCCCGTCGACGGCCCACTGCTCGATCGAGCCGTACCGCTGGATGGTGCGGTCCATGGCCCGGCCGGACGGCGTCCAGTTCAACCGGCGGATGAAGCGGCCGGTGCGTGTACCGACCCTGCATCTGCACGGGTCACTCGATCCGGCGATCCGTACGCGGAGCTCCGCGGGCTCGGGCGAGTACGTGGAAGCGCCGTACCGTTGGCGACTTTTCGACGGTCTGGGGCACTTCCCCCACGAGGAGGACCCGGTGGGGTTCTCGACCGAACTCGTCAACTGGCTCAAGGACCCCGAGCCCGACCGCTAG
- a CDS encoding phage holin family protein, which yields MSDPGNYAGNGDRSLGQLVASATAEMSALVHDEIALAKAEVRQDVKRGVIGSVSFIVTAVLFLFSLPVLSFAAAYGIHNLGLGLAWSFLIVGGAFILLGALLALFGLAKFKKVKPPEKSIASAKQTAAVLQGVKPHPRRSVLPGTAVTTKGSTLADKATASRPVQDKASAVARSST from the coding sequence ATGAGCGACCCCGGCAACTACGCGGGCAACGGCGACCGCAGTCTCGGACAGCTGGTCGCTTCGGCGACGGCCGAGATGTCGGCACTGGTACACGACGAGATCGCACTGGCCAAGGCGGAAGTACGTCAGGACGTGAAGCGCGGCGTCATCGGCAGCGTGTCGTTCATCGTCACGGCTGTGCTGTTTCTGTTCTCGCTCCCGGTGCTGAGCTTCGCGGCGGCTTACGGAATCCATAACCTGGGCCTCGGCCTCGCCTGGTCGTTCCTGATCGTGGGCGGTGCGTTCATCCTGCTGGGAGCCCTGCTGGCGCTGTTCGGCCTGGCCAAGTTCAAGAAGGTCAAGCCGCCGGAGAAGTCCATCGCCTCGGCCAAGCAGACCGCCGCCGTCCTCCAGGGAGTCAAGCCTCACCCCCGCCGCTCGGTCCTGCCCGGCACGGCCGTCACGACGAAGGGCAGCACCCTGGCGGACAAGGCCACCGCAAGTCGCCCGGTCCAGGACAAGGCGTCCGCTGTGGCACGCTCGTCCACATGA
- the nhaA gene encoding Na+/H+ antiporter NhaA encodes MPRCRTDPEVSTVAAPTPTPPAPRRTVLGRLPLPERNYVAEALRTETVGGIILLVASVAALIWANTFGASYESVSHFHFGPEFLGLNLSVAHWAADGLLAVFFFVAGVELKRELVAGELKDPKAAALPVIAALCGMAVPALVYALTALVGDGSMAGWAVPTATDIAFALAVLAVIGTSLPSALRAFLLTLAVVDDLFAIMIIAVFFTDSIDFMALGGAVVGLVVFYFLLRAGIRGWYVYVPLALVIWGLMYNSGVHATIAGVAMGLMLRCTVRDGEAYSPGEHIEHLVRPLSAGFAVPLFALFSAGVSLQGDAIAGVFTRPETLGVVLGLVVGKTVGIFGGTWLAARFTKAELNKDLAWADLFAVASLAGIGFTVSLLIGELAFEGEGEMVNEIKAAVLIGSLVAAVLSGVLLKLRVRRYKALFDAEELDEDQDGVPDVYEQDDPEYHLRMAAMLEKKAAEHRRLARAAGAASSEPDSPA; translated from the coding sequence ATGCCCCGCTGCCGTACCGACCCGGAGGTCTCCACCGTGGCCGCGCCCACTCCCACCCCGCCCGCCCCCCGTCGTACCGTCCTCGGACGCCTCCCCCTTCCCGAGCGGAACTACGTCGCCGAGGCACTGCGCACCGAGACGGTCGGCGGCATCATCCTGCTGGTCGCCTCCGTCGCCGCACTGATCTGGGCGAACACCTTCGGGGCGAGCTACGAGTCGGTCAGCCACTTCCACTTCGGCCCCGAATTCCTGGGACTGAACCTCTCCGTGGCCCACTGGGCCGCCGACGGCCTTCTCGCCGTCTTCTTCTTCGTCGCCGGTGTCGAGCTCAAGCGCGAACTGGTCGCGGGTGAACTGAAGGATCCCAAGGCTGCCGCCCTGCCGGTGATCGCCGCGCTCTGCGGTATGGCCGTCCCCGCCCTCGTCTACGCCCTGACCGCGCTCGTCGGTGACGGTTCCATGGCCGGCTGGGCGGTCCCCACCGCCACCGACATCGCGTTCGCACTCGCCGTCCTCGCGGTCATCGGCACCTCGCTGCCCTCCGCCCTGCGTGCGTTCCTGCTCACCCTCGCCGTGGTCGACGACCTCTTCGCGATCATGATCATCGCGGTCTTCTTCACCGACAGCATCGACTTCATGGCGCTCGGCGGAGCAGTGGTCGGCCTGGTGGTCTTCTACTTCCTGCTGCGCGCCGGGATCAGGGGCTGGTACGTCTACGTACCGCTGGCCCTGGTCATCTGGGGGCTGATGTACAACAGCGGCGTCCACGCGACCATCGCCGGTGTCGCCATGGGTCTGATGCTGCGCTGCACCGTGCGTGACGGCGAGGCGTACTCCCCGGGGGAGCACATCGAGCACCTTGTGCGCCCGCTGTCCGCCGGTTTCGCCGTCCCGCTGTTCGCGTTGTTCTCCGCGGGCGTCTCCCTCCAGGGCGACGCGATCGCCGGCGTCTTCACCCGGCCCGAAACGCTCGGCGTCGTCCTCGGTCTCGTCGTCGGCAAGACCGTGGGCATCTTCGGCGGCACCTGGCTCGCCGCCCGCTTCACCAAGGCGGAGCTCAACAAGGACCTGGCCTGGGCGGATCTCTTCGCCGTCGCCTCGCTCGCCGGTATCGGCTTCACCGTTTCCCTGCTCATCGGGGAACTCGCGTTCGAGGGCGAGGGTGAGATGGTGAATGAGATCAAGGCCGCCGTACTCATCGGATCCCTGGTCGCGGCCGTACTCTCCGGTGTACTGCTCAAATTGCGGGTACGTCGGTACAAGGCGCTGTTCGACGCCGAGGAGCTCGACGAGGACCAGGACGGCGTCCCGGACGTCTACGAGCAGGACGACCCGGAGTACCACCTCCGGATGGCCGCGATGCTCGAGAAGAAGGCCGCCGAGCATCGCCGCCTGGCCCGAGCGGCGGGGGCAGCGAGCAGCGAGCCGGACAGTCCGGCATGA
- the acs gene encoding acetate--CoA ligase — translation MPRDTTDTLGLGEVVSNESLANLLREERKFAPPAELAADANVTAEAYEQAEADRLGFWAEQARRLSWATEPTETLDWSNPPFAKWFADGKLNVAYNCVDRHVEAGNGDRVAIHFEGEPGDTRAITYAELKDEVSRAANALTELGVVAGDRVAVYLPMIPEAAVAMLACARIGAAHSVVFGGFSADAIAARIEDADAKIVITADGGYRRGQPSALKPAVDDAVARIASVEHVLVVRRTGQDTAWTEGRDVWWHEITARQSAEHTAEAFEAEHPLFILYTSGTTGKPKGILHTSGGYLTQAAYTHHAVFDLKPATDVYWCTADIGWVTGHSYIVYGPLANGATQVMYEGTPDTPHQGRFWEIVQKYGVTILYTAPTAIRTFMKWGDDIPAKFDLSSLRILGSVGEPINPEAWMWYRKHIGADKCPIVDTWWQTETGAMMISPLPGVTATKPGSAQRALPGISATVVDDEAREVPDGGGGYLVLTEPWPSMLRTIWGDDQRFLDTYWARFEGKYFAGDGAKKDEDGDIWLLGRVDDVMLVSGHNISTTEVESALVSHPAVAEAAVVGAADETTGQAIVAFVILRGTATTSDELVAELRNHVGKTLGPIAKPKRVLPVAELPKTRSGKIMRRLLRDVAENREVGDVTTLADSTVMDLITTQLPSSSED, via the coding sequence ATGCCCCGGGACACAACGGACACCCTGGGACTGGGAGAAGTCGTGAGCAACGAAAGCCTCGCCAACCTGCTTCGGGAAGAGCGGAAGTTCGCTCCGCCTGCCGAGCTGGCCGCCGACGCCAACGTCACAGCGGAGGCGTACGAGCAGGCCGAGGCGGACCGGCTGGGCTTCTGGGCCGAGCAGGCCCGCCGCCTGAGCTGGGCCACGGAGCCGACCGAGACGCTCGACTGGAGCAACCCGCCCTTCGCGAAGTGGTTCGCGGACGGCAAGCTCAACGTCGCGTACAACTGCGTGGACCGCCACGTCGAGGCGGGCAACGGCGACCGCGTCGCCATCCACTTCGAGGGCGAACCGGGCGACACCCGCGCCATCACCTACGCGGAACTGAAGGACGAGGTCTCCCGCGCCGCCAACGCCCTCACCGAACTCGGTGTCGTCGCGGGCGACCGGGTCGCCGTCTATCTGCCCATGATCCCCGAGGCCGCCGTCGCGATGCTGGCCTGCGCCCGCATCGGCGCCGCGCACTCGGTGGTCTTCGGCGGCTTCTCCGCAGACGCCATCGCAGCCCGCATCGAGGACGCGGACGCCAAGATCGTCATCACCGCCGACGGCGGCTACCGCCGGGGCCAGCCCTCCGCACTCAAGCCCGCGGTCGACGACGCCGTCGCCCGTATCGCTTCCGTCGAGCACGTCCTCGTGGTGCGGCGCACCGGCCAGGACACGGCGTGGACCGAGGGCCGCGACGTCTGGTGGCACGAAATCACCGCCCGGCAGTCCGCCGAGCACACCGCCGAGGCGTTCGAGGCGGAGCACCCGCTCTTCATCCTCTACACCTCGGGCACGACGGGTAAGCCGAAGGGCATCCTGCACACCTCGGGCGGCTACCTCACCCAGGCGGCATACACCCACCACGCCGTCTTCGACCTCAAGCCCGCGACCGACGTCTACTGGTGCACCGCCGACATCGGCTGGGTCACCGGGCACTCGTACATCGTCTACGGGCCGCTGGCCAACGGCGCCACCCAGGTCATGTACGAGGGCACGCCCGACACCCCGCACCAGGGGCGCTTCTGGGAGATCGTGCAGAAGTACGGCGTCACCATCCTCTACACCGCGCCGACCGCGATCCGGACGTTCATGAAGTGGGGTGACGACATCCCCGCCAAGTTCGACCTGTCGTCGCTGCGCATCCTCGGTTCGGTCGGTGAGCCGATCAACCCCGAGGCGTGGATGTGGTACCGCAAGCACATCGGTGCCGACAAGTGCCCCATCGTGGACACCTGGTGGCAGACCGAGACCGGCGCGATGATGATCTCGCCGCTGCCCGGGGTCACGGCGACCAAGCCCGGTTCGGCCCAGCGCGCGCTGCCCGGTATCTCGGCCACCGTCGTCGACGACGAGGCACGCGAGGTCCCGGACGGCGGAGGCGGCTACCTCGTCCTCACCGAGCCATGGCCCTCCATGCTCCGCACCATCTGGGGCGACGACCAGCGCTTCCTCGACACCTACTGGGCCCGCTTCGAAGGCAAGTACTTCGCGGGCGACGGAGCCAAGAAGGACGAGGACGGCGACATCTGGCTGCTGGGCCGGGTCGACGACGTCATGCTCGTCTCCGGGCACAACATCTCGACCACCGAGGTCGAGTCCGCACTCGTGTCGCACCCCGCCGTCGCGGAGGCCGCTGTCGTGGGCGCCGCCGACGAGACGACGGGCCAGGCCATCGTGGCCTTCGTGATACTGCGGGGCACGGCCACCACATCGGACGAACTGGTGGCGGAGCTGCGCAATCACGTCGGGAAGACGCTCGGCCCGATCGCCAAGCCCAAGCGGGTCCTGCCGGTAGCCGAGCTGCCCAAGACGCGTTCCGGCAAGATCATGCGCCGTCTGCTGCGCGATGTCGCCGAGAACCGTGAGGTCGGAGACGTCACCACGCTGGCCGACTCGACCGTGATGGACCTGATCACGACGCAGCTGCCCTCCTCCTCCGAGGACTGA